In Streptomyces sp. HUAS ZL42, the DNA window CTGGACCGGGCACCGGCGCACCCCCGGCGAACCGCCCGGACCCCCGTCGCCGTCGGCCGACGGGGGCTCCGCCCGCGCGAAGGCCGTCGCCCTCACCGCCGCCGGGGCCGTCCTCGTGGCGGCGATCGTGACGGGAGCCGTCTTCCTCCGCGACGGCGACGGTTCGGAGGCGAACGCGGTACCGACCGCCGCGACTTCCGCGCCGGCGCAGACGAGCGAGACTCCGTCGCCGTCGGCGTCCGCCTCCGAACCCTCCGCCGACGACCCGTCCGTCGTGGTCGACGAACTCAACGGCATCACCCTGCCGTTGCTCGACGGCTGGGTCAGGCCCGAGTACGTCGCCCAGCCCGACGTCGTCATGACCACGGACGGCACCTACGACTGCCCCGGCGACCCGGGTGTGTGCCGGCACGGCCTGGTCATCTCCCGCACGGTGACGGGTGACGCCGGGGCCTCCCCCCGGGCCCTCGCCGAGGCGGACATCACCGATGCCGCCGACGACGCCTACGACCGGGACCTCGTCGGCGCACGCCCCTACGGTGGCATCGAGTCCCACCAGGTCGTGGCGTCCGGTCAGGTCGCCGTCGCCGGACGTGCCGGGTACTACGTGCGCTGGCGCGTGAGGACGGCCGAGGGGCCGGGCGGCTACGTCCAGTCGCTGGTGTTCCCCTCCAGCGTCGGCACCGAGTCTCCGATCGTCGTCCGCTACGTCTTCGACGCGGGCGAGGACGGACCGCCGCCGGCCGACATGGACCGGATCACCAAGGGGATCCGGCCGGTCGGCGACGCGGACACGGGGGGCGGTGTGGGCAGCGGCATCGGCCCGTCCGGGCAGTGACCTACAGGAACGTGTGTCCCTCGCCCCGGTATGTCGGCACGGTCGCCGTCACCGAGTCGCCCTCCACCAGATGCAGCACCTCGAACCGCTCGCACAGCTCACCGGCCTTGGCGTGCCGGAACCACACCTTGTCGCCGATGAGCAGGTCGTCGGCCGGGGAGCCGAGCAGCGGGGTCTGCACCTCGCCGGGTCCCTCCTGCGGGTCGTAGCGCAGCCCCTCCGGCAGATACGGCACGGGCAGCCGGTCGCGCCCCGCCGCGCCCGACGCCGGATATCCGCCGCCCAGCACCGTCACGACACCCACCCCCGGCCGCCGTACGACGGGCTGGGCGAACAGGGCGGCCGGACGCCCGCTGAACGACGTGTAGTTGTCGAAGAGCCGAGGGACGTACAGCCCGGACCCGGCCGCGATCTCGGTGACCGCGTCCTCCGCGGCGGTGTGCTGCACACTTCCGGTGCCGCCGCCGTTGACATACTCCAGGTCCGGTACGACGGCCCGGACCGCCCGCACGACCGCGGCCCGCCGCTCGGTCAGT includes these proteins:
- a CDS encoding DUF2510 domain-containing protein — protein: MTPPPGWYRDPSAPHLERWWDGTVWTGHRRTPGEPPGPPSPSADGGSARAKAVALTAAGAVLVAAIVTGAVFLRDGDGSEANAVPTAATSAPAQTSETPSPSASASEPSADDPSVVVDELNGITLPLLDGWVRPEYVAQPDVVMTTDGTYDCPGDPGVCRHGLVISRTVTGDAGASPRALAEADITDAADDAYDRDLVGARPYGGIESHQVVASGQVAVAGRAGYYVRWRVRTAEGPGGYVQSLVFPSSVGTESPIVVRYVFDAGEDGPPPADMDRITKGIRPVGDADTGGGVGSGIGPSGQ